Proteins encoded in a region of the Coffea eugenioides isolate CCC68of chromosome 4, Ceug_1.0, whole genome shotgun sequence genome:
- the LOC113767921 gene encoding polyadenylate-binding protein-interacting protein 4 isoform X1 — protein sequence MSLQQAVQPRSAANGFGRRRTEKDGGPRLDSKLQTVKANPSRSSSVVVSGKEGGYASPSRERLVYLTTCLVGHQVEVQVVDGSAFSGILHATNAEKDFGIVLKMARLVRDGSRGQKNMTDSINKPPSKTLIIPAKELVQVIAKGVPVTRDGLGNELQREKHQEILIDSFISQSRRAENDRELERWVPEDDDPVCPELENIFDGHWDRGWDQFQANETLFGVKSTFNEELYTTKLEKGPQMKDLEREALRIAREIEGEDTHDLHLAEERGLQLHEKFEVDEETKFSSVFRVVDDSGCDDILLDTHNNETFGGGYVSGIGKSFVDLASVNSSNGAQLSTRSSPLEEAHSAQSSTSREVHQSGSDDHFRQLSAGHLSKDSLNVGDSRAYENQFADHDAGNEMVSEEAQSSKPEDSRSSQRSKLESSDKGGLSANATAYAPSRVSSKNQEKASSNELSDVISSSMAHGTVQSVSSRVRPSSSASSSSDFGGGASASGGPGLSPSSSMGSLSSEKSTLNPHAKEFKLNPNAKSFIPSQTPLRPPSPVSDGSFYYPTSMAAIPNMHGMPVGIGIGPTFTSHQPVMFNPQAAPTPQPYFHPGGPQYGRQMMISHPQQVVYMPTTYNPEMPYKGREF from the exons ATGAGTTTGCAGCAAGCTGTTCAGCCTCGGTCTGCTGCTAATGGTTTTGGCCGTCGTAGAACTGAGAAAGATGGTGGCCCTAGATTAGATAGTAAGTTGCAGACTGTGAAAGCAAATCCAAGTCGCTCAAGTAGTGTAG TTGTTTCAGGCAAAGAGGGAGGATATGCAAGCCCTTCACGGGAACGTCTAGTTTATTTGACTACTTGTCTTGTTGGGCATCAAGTAGAAGTCCAGGTGGTGGATGGCTCAGCTTTTTCTGGAATACTTCATGCGACGAATGCTGAGAAAGATTTCG GGATTGTTCTGAAAATGGCTCGTTTAGTTAGAGATGGCTCAAGAGGACAAAAGAACATGACAGATTCTATTAACAAGCCACCTTCAAAGACTTTGATCATACCTGCCAAAGAGCTTGTGCAAGTTATAGCAAAg GGTGTCCCTGTGACTAGGGATGGATTGGGAAATGAGCTCCAACGTGAAAAGCATCAGGAGATTCTGATAGATTCGTTCATATCACAATCACGGCGTGCTGAAAATGATAGGGAGTTGGAACGCTGGGTCCCTGAAGATGATGATCCTGTCTGTCCAGAATTGGAGAACATATTTGATGGTCACTGGGATAG GGGCTGGGATCAATTTCAAGCAAATGAAACTTTATTTGGAGTGAAAAGCACTTTCAATGAGGAACTTTACACAACAAAACTTGAAAAGGGTCCACAGATGAAAGACTTAGAAAGGGAAGCTTTAAGAATAGCTAGAGAAATAGAGGGAGAAGACACCCATGATCTCCATTTAGCTGAG GAAAGAGGATTACAACTGCATGAAAAATTTGAAGTTGACGAAGAAACCAAATTCTCGTCAGTTTTTAGAGTGGTTGACGACAGTGGATGTGATGACATTTTGTTGGATACTCACAATAATGAAACATTTGGAGGTGGCTATGTTTCTGGAATTGGGAAGTCATTTGTTGACTTGGCTAGTGTCAATTCTAGTAATGGAGCTCAACTGTCCACAAGATCTTCACCTTTG GAGGAAGCACACTCAGCTCAGTCAAGTACCAGTAGGGAAGTACATCAATCTGGTTCGGATGATCATTTTAGACAGTTATCAGCTGGACATTTGTCTAAAGATTCTTTAAATGTCGGAGATAGCAG GGCTTACGAGAACCAGTTTGCTGACCATGATGCAGGAAATGAAATG GTGTCTGAGGAGGCTCAAAGTTCAAAACCTGAGG ACTCACGGTCATCACAAAGGTCAAAATTAGAAAGCAGTGACAAAGGTGGCTTATCTGCAAATGCCACTGCATATGCTCCATCACGTGTATCATCTAAAAATCAGGAAAAGGCAAGTTCTAATGAACTCTCAGATGTTATCAGTTCTTCGATGGCACATGGCACGGTACAATCTGTCAGCTCTCGGGTACGTCCTAGCAGTTCTGCCTCATCCAGTTCAGACTTTGGAGGTGGTGCGTCTGCTTCTGGTGGTCCTGGATTATCTCCCAGCTCATCAATGGGTTCACTGTCCTCTGAAAAATCAACACTGAACCCACATGCTAAG GAATTCAAACTAAATCCGAATGCAAAGAGTTTCATACCTTCTCAGACGCCATTGAGACCTCCATCTCCGGTATCTGATGGTTCATTTTATTATCCAACTAGTATGGCTGCTATACCGAACATGCATGGCATGCCTGTTGGCATAGGG ATTGGCCCCACATTTACTTCACACCAGCCTGTTATGTTCAATCCACAGGCTGCTCCAACACCGCAACCGTATTTTCATCCAGGTGGACCTCAG TACGGACGACAAATGATGATTAGTCATCCTCAGCAAGTCGTGTACATGCCAACAACTTATAACCCT GAAATGCCGTACAAAGGAAGAGAGTTTTAG
- the LOC113767921 gene encoding polyadenylate-binding protein-interacting protein 4 isoform X3: MSLQQAVQPRSAANGFGRRRTEKDGGPRLDIVSGKEGGYASPSRERLVYLTTCLVGHQVEVQVVDGSAFSGILHATNAEKDFGIVLKMARLVRDGSRGQKNMTDSINKPPSKTLIIPAKELVQVIAKGVPVTRDGLGNELQREKHQEILIDSFISQSRRAENDRELERWVPEDDDPVCPELENIFDGHWDRGWDQFQANETLFGVKSTFNEELYTTKLEKGPQMKDLEREALRIAREIEGEDTHDLHLAEERGLQLHEKFEVDEETKFSSVFRVVDDSGCDDILLDTHNNETFGGGYVSGIGKSFVDLASVNSSNGAQLSTRSSPLEEAHSAQSSTSREVHQSGSDDHFRQLSAGHLSKDSLNVGDSRAYENQFADHDAGNEMVSEEAQSSKPEDSRSSQRSKLESSDKGGLSANATAYAPSRVSSKNQEKASSNELSDVISSSMAHGTVQSVSSRVRPSSSASSSSDFGGGASASGGPGLSPSSSMGSLSSEKSTLNPHAKEFKLNPNAKSFIPSQTPLRPPSPVSDGSFYYPTSMAAIPNMHGMPVGIGIGPTFTSHQPVMFNPQAAPTPQPYFHPGGPQYGRQMMISHPQQVVYMPTTYNPEMPYKGREF, from the exons ATGAGTTTGCAGCAAGCTGTTCAGCCTCGGTCTGCTGCTAATGGTTTTGGCCGTCGTAGAACTGAGAAAGATGGTGGCCCTAGATTAGATA TTGTTTCAGGCAAAGAGGGAGGATATGCAAGCCCTTCACGGGAACGTCTAGTTTATTTGACTACTTGTCTTGTTGGGCATCAAGTAGAAGTCCAGGTGGTGGATGGCTCAGCTTTTTCTGGAATACTTCATGCGACGAATGCTGAGAAAGATTTCG GGATTGTTCTGAAAATGGCTCGTTTAGTTAGAGATGGCTCAAGAGGACAAAAGAACATGACAGATTCTATTAACAAGCCACCTTCAAAGACTTTGATCATACCTGCCAAAGAGCTTGTGCAAGTTATAGCAAAg GGTGTCCCTGTGACTAGGGATGGATTGGGAAATGAGCTCCAACGTGAAAAGCATCAGGAGATTCTGATAGATTCGTTCATATCACAATCACGGCGTGCTGAAAATGATAGGGAGTTGGAACGCTGGGTCCCTGAAGATGATGATCCTGTCTGTCCAGAATTGGAGAACATATTTGATGGTCACTGGGATAG GGGCTGGGATCAATTTCAAGCAAATGAAACTTTATTTGGAGTGAAAAGCACTTTCAATGAGGAACTTTACACAACAAAACTTGAAAAGGGTCCACAGATGAAAGACTTAGAAAGGGAAGCTTTAAGAATAGCTAGAGAAATAGAGGGAGAAGACACCCATGATCTCCATTTAGCTGAG GAAAGAGGATTACAACTGCATGAAAAATTTGAAGTTGACGAAGAAACCAAATTCTCGTCAGTTTTTAGAGTGGTTGACGACAGTGGATGTGATGACATTTTGTTGGATACTCACAATAATGAAACATTTGGAGGTGGCTATGTTTCTGGAATTGGGAAGTCATTTGTTGACTTGGCTAGTGTCAATTCTAGTAATGGAGCTCAACTGTCCACAAGATCTTCACCTTTG GAGGAAGCACACTCAGCTCAGTCAAGTACCAGTAGGGAAGTACATCAATCTGGTTCGGATGATCATTTTAGACAGTTATCAGCTGGACATTTGTCTAAAGATTCTTTAAATGTCGGAGATAGCAG GGCTTACGAGAACCAGTTTGCTGACCATGATGCAGGAAATGAAATG GTGTCTGAGGAGGCTCAAAGTTCAAAACCTGAGG ACTCACGGTCATCACAAAGGTCAAAATTAGAAAGCAGTGACAAAGGTGGCTTATCTGCAAATGCCACTGCATATGCTCCATCACGTGTATCATCTAAAAATCAGGAAAAGGCAAGTTCTAATGAACTCTCAGATGTTATCAGTTCTTCGATGGCACATGGCACGGTACAATCTGTCAGCTCTCGGGTACGTCCTAGCAGTTCTGCCTCATCCAGTTCAGACTTTGGAGGTGGTGCGTCTGCTTCTGGTGGTCCTGGATTATCTCCCAGCTCATCAATGGGTTCACTGTCCTCTGAAAAATCAACACTGAACCCACATGCTAAG GAATTCAAACTAAATCCGAATGCAAAGAGTTTCATACCTTCTCAGACGCCATTGAGACCTCCATCTCCGGTATCTGATGGTTCATTTTATTATCCAACTAGTATGGCTGCTATACCGAACATGCATGGCATGCCTGTTGGCATAGGG ATTGGCCCCACATTTACTTCACACCAGCCTGTTATGTTCAATCCACAGGCTGCTCCAACACCGCAACCGTATTTTCATCCAGGTGGACCTCAG TACGGACGACAAATGATGATTAGTCATCCTCAGCAAGTCGTGTACATGCCAACAACTTATAACCCT GAAATGCCGTACAAAGGAAGAGAGTTTTAG
- the LOC113767921 gene encoding polyadenylate-binding protein-interacting protein 4 isoform X2 → MSLQQAVQPRSAANGFGRRRTEKDGGPRLDSKLQTVKANPSRSSSVGKEGGYASPSRERLVYLTTCLVGHQVEVQVVDGSAFSGILHATNAEKDFGIVLKMARLVRDGSRGQKNMTDSINKPPSKTLIIPAKELVQVIAKGVPVTRDGLGNELQREKHQEILIDSFISQSRRAENDRELERWVPEDDDPVCPELENIFDGHWDRGWDQFQANETLFGVKSTFNEELYTTKLEKGPQMKDLEREALRIAREIEGEDTHDLHLAEERGLQLHEKFEVDEETKFSSVFRVVDDSGCDDILLDTHNNETFGGGYVSGIGKSFVDLASVNSSNGAQLSTRSSPLEEAHSAQSSTSREVHQSGSDDHFRQLSAGHLSKDSLNVGDSRAYENQFADHDAGNEMVSEEAQSSKPEDSRSSQRSKLESSDKGGLSANATAYAPSRVSSKNQEKASSNELSDVISSSMAHGTVQSVSSRVRPSSSASSSSDFGGGASASGGPGLSPSSSMGSLSSEKSTLNPHAKEFKLNPNAKSFIPSQTPLRPPSPVSDGSFYYPTSMAAIPNMHGMPVGIGIGPTFTSHQPVMFNPQAAPTPQPYFHPGGPQYGRQMMISHPQQVVYMPTTYNPEMPYKGREF, encoded by the exons ATGAGTTTGCAGCAAGCTGTTCAGCCTCGGTCTGCTGCTAATGGTTTTGGCCGTCGTAGAACTGAGAAAGATGGTGGCCCTAGATTAGATAGTAAGTTGCAGACTGTGAAAGCAAATCCAAGTCGCTCAAGTAGTGTAG GCAAAGAGGGAGGATATGCAAGCCCTTCACGGGAACGTCTAGTTTATTTGACTACTTGTCTTGTTGGGCATCAAGTAGAAGTCCAGGTGGTGGATGGCTCAGCTTTTTCTGGAATACTTCATGCGACGAATGCTGAGAAAGATTTCG GGATTGTTCTGAAAATGGCTCGTTTAGTTAGAGATGGCTCAAGAGGACAAAAGAACATGACAGATTCTATTAACAAGCCACCTTCAAAGACTTTGATCATACCTGCCAAAGAGCTTGTGCAAGTTATAGCAAAg GGTGTCCCTGTGACTAGGGATGGATTGGGAAATGAGCTCCAACGTGAAAAGCATCAGGAGATTCTGATAGATTCGTTCATATCACAATCACGGCGTGCTGAAAATGATAGGGAGTTGGAACGCTGGGTCCCTGAAGATGATGATCCTGTCTGTCCAGAATTGGAGAACATATTTGATGGTCACTGGGATAG GGGCTGGGATCAATTTCAAGCAAATGAAACTTTATTTGGAGTGAAAAGCACTTTCAATGAGGAACTTTACACAACAAAACTTGAAAAGGGTCCACAGATGAAAGACTTAGAAAGGGAAGCTTTAAGAATAGCTAGAGAAATAGAGGGAGAAGACACCCATGATCTCCATTTAGCTGAG GAAAGAGGATTACAACTGCATGAAAAATTTGAAGTTGACGAAGAAACCAAATTCTCGTCAGTTTTTAGAGTGGTTGACGACAGTGGATGTGATGACATTTTGTTGGATACTCACAATAATGAAACATTTGGAGGTGGCTATGTTTCTGGAATTGGGAAGTCATTTGTTGACTTGGCTAGTGTCAATTCTAGTAATGGAGCTCAACTGTCCACAAGATCTTCACCTTTG GAGGAAGCACACTCAGCTCAGTCAAGTACCAGTAGGGAAGTACATCAATCTGGTTCGGATGATCATTTTAGACAGTTATCAGCTGGACATTTGTCTAAAGATTCTTTAAATGTCGGAGATAGCAG GGCTTACGAGAACCAGTTTGCTGACCATGATGCAGGAAATGAAATG GTGTCTGAGGAGGCTCAAAGTTCAAAACCTGAGG ACTCACGGTCATCACAAAGGTCAAAATTAGAAAGCAGTGACAAAGGTGGCTTATCTGCAAATGCCACTGCATATGCTCCATCACGTGTATCATCTAAAAATCAGGAAAAGGCAAGTTCTAATGAACTCTCAGATGTTATCAGTTCTTCGATGGCACATGGCACGGTACAATCTGTCAGCTCTCGGGTACGTCCTAGCAGTTCTGCCTCATCCAGTTCAGACTTTGGAGGTGGTGCGTCTGCTTCTGGTGGTCCTGGATTATCTCCCAGCTCATCAATGGGTTCACTGTCCTCTGAAAAATCAACACTGAACCCACATGCTAAG GAATTCAAACTAAATCCGAATGCAAAGAGTTTCATACCTTCTCAGACGCCATTGAGACCTCCATCTCCGGTATCTGATGGTTCATTTTATTATCCAACTAGTATGGCTGCTATACCGAACATGCATGGCATGCCTGTTGGCATAGGG ATTGGCCCCACATTTACTTCACACCAGCCTGTTATGTTCAATCCACAGGCTGCTCCAACACCGCAACCGTATTTTCATCCAGGTGGACCTCAG TACGGACGACAAATGATGATTAGTCATCCTCAGCAAGTCGTGTACATGCCAACAACTTATAACCCT GAAATGCCGTACAAAGGAAGAGAGTTTTAG
- the LOC113767921 gene encoding polyadenylate-binding protein-interacting protein 4 isoform X4: protein MSLQQAVQPRSAANGFGRRRTEKDGGPRLDSKEGGYASPSRERLVYLTTCLVGHQVEVQVVDGSAFSGILHATNAEKDFGIVLKMARLVRDGSRGQKNMTDSINKPPSKTLIIPAKELVQVIAKGVPVTRDGLGNELQREKHQEILIDSFISQSRRAENDRELERWVPEDDDPVCPELENIFDGHWDRGWDQFQANETLFGVKSTFNEELYTTKLEKGPQMKDLEREALRIAREIEGEDTHDLHLAEERGLQLHEKFEVDEETKFSSVFRVVDDSGCDDILLDTHNNETFGGGYVSGIGKSFVDLASVNSSNGAQLSTRSSPLEEAHSAQSSTSREVHQSGSDDHFRQLSAGHLSKDSLNVGDSRAYENQFADHDAGNEMVSEEAQSSKPEDSRSSQRSKLESSDKGGLSANATAYAPSRVSSKNQEKASSNELSDVISSSMAHGTVQSVSSRVRPSSSASSSSDFGGGASASGGPGLSPSSSMGSLSSEKSTLNPHAKEFKLNPNAKSFIPSQTPLRPPSPVSDGSFYYPTSMAAIPNMHGMPVGIGIGPTFTSHQPVMFNPQAAPTPQPYFHPGGPQYGRQMMISHPQQVVYMPTTYNPEMPYKGREF, encoded by the exons ATGAGTTTGCAGCAAGCTGTTCAGCCTCGGTCTGCTGCTAATGGTTTTGGCCGTCGTAGAACTGAGAAAGATGGTGGCCCTAGATTAGATA GCAAAGAGGGAGGATATGCAAGCCCTTCACGGGAACGTCTAGTTTATTTGACTACTTGTCTTGTTGGGCATCAAGTAGAAGTCCAGGTGGTGGATGGCTCAGCTTTTTCTGGAATACTTCATGCGACGAATGCTGAGAAAGATTTCG GGATTGTTCTGAAAATGGCTCGTTTAGTTAGAGATGGCTCAAGAGGACAAAAGAACATGACAGATTCTATTAACAAGCCACCTTCAAAGACTTTGATCATACCTGCCAAAGAGCTTGTGCAAGTTATAGCAAAg GGTGTCCCTGTGACTAGGGATGGATTGGGAAATGAGCTCCAACGTGAAAAGCATCAGGAGATTCTGATAGATTCGTTCATATCACAATCACGGCGTGCTGAAAATGATAGGGAGTTGGAACGCTGGGTCCCTGAAGATGATGATCCTGTCTGTCCAGAATTGGAGAACATATTTGATGGTCACTGGGATAG GGGCTGGGATCAATTTCAAGCAAATGAAACTTTATTTGGAGTGAAAAGCACTTTCAATGAGGAACTTTACACAACAAAACTTGAAAAGGGTCCACAGATGAAAGACTTAGAAAGGGAAGCTTTAAGAATAGCTAGAGAAATAGAGGGAGAAGACACCCATGATCTCCATTTAGCTGAG GAAAGAGGATTACAACTGCATGAAAAATTTGAAGTTGACGAAGAAACCAAATTCTCGTCAGTTTTTAGAGTGGTTGACGACAGTGGATGTGATGACATTTTGTTGGATACTCACAATAATGAAACATTTGGAGGTGGCTATGTTTCTGGAATTGGGAAGTCATTTGTTGACTTGGCTAGTGTCAATTCTAGTAATGGAGCTCAACTGTCCACAAGATCTTCACCTTTG GAGGAAGCACACTCAGCTCAGTCAAGTACCAGTAGGGAAGTACATCAATCTGGTTCGGATGATCATTTTAGACAGTTATCAGCTGGACATTTGTCTAAAGATTCTTTAAATGTCGGAGATAGCAG GGCTTACGAGAACCAGTTTGCTGACCATGATGCAGGAAATGAAATG GTGTCTGAGGAGGCTCAAAGTTCAAAACCTGAGG ACTCACGGTCATCACAAAGGTCAAAATTAGAAAGCAGTGACAAAGGTGGCTTATCTGCAAATGCCACTGCATATGCTCCATCACGTGTATCATCTAAAAATCAGGAAAAGGCAAGTTCTAATGAACTCTCAGATGTTATCAGTTCTTCGATGGCACATGGCACGGTACAATCTGTCAGCTCTCGGGTACGTCCTAGCAGTTCTGCCTCATCCAGTTCAGACTTTGGAGGTGGTGCGTCTGCTTCTGGTGGTCCTGGATTATCTCCCAGCTCATCAATGGGTTCACTGTCCTCTGAAAAATCAACACTGAACCCACATGCTAAG GAATTCAAACTAAATCCGAATGCAAAGAGTTTCATACCTTCTCAGACGCCATTGAGACCTCCATCTCCGGTATCTGATGGTTCATTTTATTATCCAACTAGTATGGCTGCTATACCGAACATGCATGGCATGCCTGTTGGCATAGGG ATTGGCCCCACATTTACTTCACACCAGCCTGTTATGTTCAATCCACAGGCTGCTCCAACACCGCAACCGTATTTTCATCCAGGTGGACCTCAG TACGGACGACAAATGATGATTAGTCATCCTCAGCAAGTCGTGTACATGCCAACAACTTATAACCCT GAAATGCCGTACAAAGGAAGAGAGTTTTAG